The Meleagris gallopavo isolate NT-WF06-2002-E0010 breed Aviagen turkey brand Nicholas breeding stock chromosome 10, Turkey_5.1, whole genome shotgun sequence genome contains a region encoding:
- the INHBC gene encoding LOW QUALITY PROTEIN: inhibin beta C chain (The sequence of the model RefSeq protein was modified relative to this genomic sequence to represent the inferred CDS: inserted 2 bases in 2 codons), producing the protein MAAVLTFLLLILLRMASSHGAARCPGALPPPAQRRALLAVAQHSILSRLHLSERPVAPRPPPRAALLSALRRVQPRLNRGVXPPRPPNAAEQNYEVLSFAEAGPSTPRSSRLLFRFSQELRGNSEVLQAQLHLFWASPGPGSSQPVSVRLLHGDAAPNGTALSEAMLEVRGEGWKALDVSDALRSVLSRGTERLTVELNTSRPPLPTYGDHHRPFVAVRARXRDPPSRRRRGIDCSGSTRTCCRKEFFVDFKEIGWEDWIIQPEGYHMNYCAGLCPPHVAAVPGVAASFHTAVLNLIKANNADAAADSCCVPTQRRPLSLLYYDRDSNIVKTDIPDMIVDACGCT; encoded by the exons ATGGCAGCGGTTTtgaccttcctcctcctcatcctcctacGGATGGCATCGTCCCACGGAGCCGCACGGTGCCCCGGGGCGCTGCCCCCCCCGGCACAGCGCAGGGCGCTGCTGGCCGTGGCCCAGCACAGCATCCTGTCCAGGTTGCATTTATCCGAGCGGCCCGTCGCCCCCCGCCCCCCACCCAGGGCAGCGCTGCTCAGTGCTTTGCGCCGGGTACAACCGCGGCTCAACCGTGGCG GCCCCCCCCGACCCCCCAACGCCGCAGAGCAGAACTACGAGGTGCTGAGCTTCGCTGAGGCAG GTCCCTCCACGCCGCGCAGCTCCCGCCTGCTCTTCCGTTTCTCTCAGGAGCTCCGTGGAAACTCGGAGGTCCTACAGGCACAACTCCACCTCTTCTGGGCCTCCCCGGGTCCCGGCAGCTCGCAGCCCGTATCCGTAAGGCTGCTGCACGGGGACGCAGCGCCGAACGGCACGGCGCTGAGCGAGGCGATGCTGGAGGTGCGCGGCGAGGGTTGGAAAGCGCTGGATGTGAGCGACGCGCTGCGGAGCGTCCTGAGCCGCGGCACGGAGCGGCTGACGGTGGAACTGAACACTTCGCGACCCCCCCTGCCCACCTACGGGGACCACCATCGGCCCTTTGTGGCCGTCCGCGCCC ATCGGGACCCCCCCAGCCGCCGTCGCCGCGGCATCGATTGCAGCGGCAGCACGCGGACGTGTTGCCGCAAAGAGTTCTTCGTGGACTTCAAGGAGATCGGCTGGGAGGACTGGATCATCCAACCGGAGGGATACCACATGAATTACTGCGCCGGCTTGTGCCCCCCGCACGTGGCCGCCGTCCCCGGGGTGGCCGCATCTTTTCACACCGCCGTCCTCAACCTCATCAAAGCCAACAACGCCGACGCCGCAGCGGATTCTTGCTGCGTCCCGACGCAGCGCCGTCCGCTCTCGCTGCTCTATTACGATCGCGACAGCAATATCGTCAAAACTGACATCCCCGATATGATCGTGGATGCGTGCGGGTGCACTTAA